A genomic window from Aquila chrysaetos chrysaetos chromosome 9, bAquChr1.4, whole genome shotgun sequence includes:
- the BCAR1 gene encoding LOW QUALITY PROTEIN: breast cancer anti-estrogen resistance protein 1 (The sequence of the model RefSeq protein was modified relative to this genomic sequence to represent the inferred CDS: deleted 1 base in 1 codon) has product MNYLNVLAKALYDNVAESPDELSFRKGDIMTVLERNTQGLDGWWLCSLHGRQGIVPGNRLKILVGMYDKKQQQQQQAPGPAQGQAPPQPPVPQPALPYHHQGGYTPLSPASQYTPMHPAYAPQGDNVYLMPVPSKGQQGLYPGSVPTGQFPPAPAKQPPAYPKQTPPHAFPSPGQEIYQVPPSLGQAAEAYPGGSASPPQDVYQVPPSASQAQDIYQVPPSLDMRSWEGHKPQGKVLVPTRVGQVYVYDSPKGEQDEYDFPRHLLSAGSQEIYDVPPVRGGVPSQFSQEVYDTPPMAVKGPNGQDPGQEIYDVPPSVEKNLHQTVYDVPPSVSKDVPDGPVREETYDVPPAFAKQKAFDPSRHPLILAQQEPYLPEDVYDVPPAAGKGVPEPPLTHEIYDVPPSLKKLGGSAFPSQEVYDVPRDLHAPGKGSLDTEGEYIYDVPPQVDREAKGADAKRLSASSTGSTRSNISTSSLDVVPVKEPAKGAGKEFSLDLDAAMETLAKLQHGVGGAVSYLMSFIGANWRSPEHMEANAASIRGAAEGVRTALRDLLEFARGAVGNAAQASDRSLYAKLSKQLQKMEEVYQALARHGQALDACHWAPSTLAGGKPGTDDLEHFVMHSRGVPDDTKQLASFLHGNASLLFKRTKPVAESGGHGPPHPSDKASSIQSRPLPSPPKLLAQESPDGPYENSESGWMEDYDYVHLQGKEEFEKTQKELLEKGNIIRQSKDQLEHQQLKQFERLEQEVTRPIDNDLSNWSPPPALRPGRGGGALCPADRQLLLFYLEQCEANLTTLTNAVDAFFTAVSTNQPPKIFVAHSKFVILSAHKLVFIGDTLSRQAKAQDVQHKVMHYSNLLCEMLKEIVVTTKAAALHYPSPAASKDMVERVKDLANSTQQFRMVLGQLAAM; this is encoded by the exons ATGAACTACCTG AATGTGCTGGCCAAGGCGCTGTACGACAACGTGGCCGAGTCCCCGGACGAGCTCTCCTTCCGCAAGGGCGACATCATGACGGTGCTGGAGCGCAACACGCAGGGGCTGGACGGCTGGTGGCTCTGCTCGCTCCACGGCCGTCAGGGCATCGTCCCCGGGAACCGCCTCAAGATCCTGGTGGGGATGTAcgacaagaagcagcagcagcagcagcaagcgcCTGGCCCGGCACAGGGGCAGGCACCGCCGCAGCCGCCGGTGCCCCAGCCGGCTCTGCCTTACCACCACCAAGGCGGCTACACCCCGCTGTCGCCCGCCTCGCAGTACACCCCCATGCACCCTGCTTATGCCCCTCAAGGGGACAACGTCTACCTGATGCCGGTCCCCAGCAAGGGACAGCAGGGTCTCTACCCTGGCTCAGTGCCCACTGGACAGTTTCCGCCTGCCCCGGCTAAGCAGCCACCTGCCTACCCGAAGCAGACACCTCCCCacgccttccccagccctggtCAGGAGATCTACCAGGTGCCCCCCTCCCTGGGCCAAGCAGCAGAGGCGTACCCCGGGGGTtctgccagccccccccaggATGTCTACCAGGTTCCTCCCTCGGCCAGTCAGGCTCAAGACATCTACCAGGTGCCCCCATCGTTGGACATGAGGAGCTGGGAAGGGCACAAGCCCCAGGGAAAG GTGCTGGTACCCACTCGTGTCGGGCAAGTGTACGTCTACGACTCCCCCAAGGGCGAGCAGGATGAGTATGATTTCCCTCGTCACCTCCTCTCTGCGGGCTCCCAGGAGATATATGACGTGCCACCTGTCCGAGGCGGGGTCCCAAGCCAGTTCAGCCAggag GTCTATGACACTCCCCCCATGGCAGTGAAGGGTCCCAATGGGCAGGACCCGGGGCAGGAGATCTATGACGTGCCCCCCAGTGTGGAGAAGAACTTGCACCAAACT GTGTACGATGTCCCCCCCTCGGTGAGCAAGGACGTGCCGGATGGCCCGGTGCGGGAGGAGACCTACGACGTGCCCCCTGCCTTTGCCAAGCAGAAAGCCTTTGACCCCTCCCGCCACCCCCTCATCCTGGCCCAGCAGGAGCCCTACTTGCCAGAGGATGTCTACGACGTGCCACCAGCAGCCGGGAAAGGTGTCCCCGAGCCACCACTCACCCATGAGATCTACGACGTGCCCCCCAGCCTCAAGAAGCTGGGGGGGTCAGCATTCCCCTCCCAGGAGGTGTACGATGTGCCCCGAGACCTGCATGCCCCAGGCAAGGGCTCCCTGGACACAGAGGGCGAGTACATCTACGATGTCCCACCACAAGTGGACCGTGAGGCCAAGGGCGCTGATGCCAAACGCCTCTCGGCCTCCAGCACGGGCAGCACCCGCAGCAACATCTCCACATCCTCGCTGGATGTGGTGCCTGTGAAGGAGCCGGCCAAGGGAGCCGGCAAAGAGTTCTCCCTGGACTTGGATGCCGCCATGGAGACACTGGCCAAGCTCCAGCATGGTGTCGGCGGCGCCGTCTCCTACCTCATGTCCTTCATCGGTGCCAACTGGCGCAGCCCTGAGCACATGGAGGCCAATGCCGCCAGCATCCGCGGGGCAGCTGAGGGTGTCCGGACGGCCCTCCGGGACCTGCTGGAGTTTGCCCGGGGGGCAGTGGGCAATGCCGCACAGGCCTCTGACCGTTCCCTCTATGCCAAGCtcagcaagcagctgcagaagatgGAGGAGGTCTACCAGGCCCTGGCACGGCATGGCCAAGCGCTGGATGCTTGCCACTGGGCCCCAAGCACCCTGGCCGGTGGCAAGCCGGGTACGGATGACTTGGAGCACTTTGTCATGCACTCGCGTGGCGTCCCCGATGACACCAAGCAGTTGGCCTCCTTCCTGCACGGCAATGCCTCCCTCCTCTTCAAACGGACAAAGCCGGTGGCGGAGAGCGGTGGCCATGGGCCCCCTCACCCCTCCGACAAGGCCAGCAGCATCCAGTCGcggcccctgccctccccacccaaGCTGCTGGCCCAGGAGTCGCCCGACGGGCCCTACGAGAACAGCGAGAGCGGCTGGATGGAGGATTACGACTACGTTCATCTCCAG ggcAAGGAGGAGTTTGAGAAGACCcagaaggagctgctggagaaaggCAATATCATCCGGCAGAGCAAGGACCAGCTGGAGCACCAGCAG CTGAAGCAGTTTGAGCggctggagcaggaggtgaCGCGCCCCATCGACAATGACCTGTCCAACtggagcccccccccagcactaCGGCCCGGc cggggcggcggggccctgTGTCCTGCCGACCGCCAGCTCCTCCTCTTCTACCTGGAGCAGTGCGAGGCCAACCTCACCACGCTCACCAATGCCGTCGACGCCTTCTTCACCGCTGTCAGCACCAACCAACCCCCCAAGATCTTTGTGGCCCACAGCAAGTTCGTCATCCTCAGCGCCCACAAGCTCGTTTTCATCGGAGACACGCTGTCCCGCCAGGCCAAGGCCCAGGATGTCCAGCACAAGGTGATGCACTACAGCAACCTCCTCTGCGAGATGCTCAAGGAGATTGTGGTGACCACCAAGGCGGCCGCCCTCCACTatccttctcctgctgcctctaAGGACATGGTGGAGCGCGTCAAGGACCTTGCCAACAGCACGCAGCAGTTCAGGATGGTGCTGGGCCAGCTGGCAGCCATGTGA
- the LDHD gene encoding LOW QUALITY PROTEIN: probable D-lactate dehydrogenase, mitochondrial (The sequence of the model RefSeq protein was modified relative to this genomic sequence to represent the inferred CDS: substituted 1 base at 1 genomic stop codon): protein MALRRVLGLGGAPGRRSCCSKRPLPPDFVEALRAVVGGPNVSTATAVREQHGHDESMHVCAPPDAVVWPQAVGQVQELAALCYRCRVPMVPFGTGTGLEGGVNAVQGGVCFDLSRMDAIAELSLEDFSVTVEPGVTRKALNSHLRGTGLWFPVDSRADTSLCGIAATGASSTNVVWYGTMQPHVLNLCVVLPDGRLLLTASPGPRPGGHWEARLGRGCRGTHSLAPHRKQAARXGTGSGMGTMGAAPHGAAGATALSCPAQGYSTDVCVPISRLPDVVVETKRDLQDSGLTGPTAGHMGDSNFHCFLIFNSQDPAKAQHVHAFTQHLGRWGQGHPRWDRATDAPMPSPDPSVSQAGTGGGGHCSPHLVQ, encoded by the exons ATGGCTCTGCGgcgggtgctggggctggggggggccccGGGGCGCCGGAGCTGCTGCTCCAAG CGCCCGCTGCCCCCCGACTTCGTGGAGGCCCTGAGGGCGGTGGTCGGGGGCCCCAACGTCTCCACGGCCACGGCAGTGCGCGAGCAGCACGGCCACGACGAGTCCATGCACGT CTGCGCCCCGCCGGACGCCGTGGTGTGGCCCCAGGCGGTGGGGCAGGTGCAGGAGCTGGCGGCGCTCTGCTACCGCTGCCGCGTGCCCATGGTGCCCTtcggcaccggcaccggcctCGAGGGCGGCGTCAACGCCGTGCAG GGCGGCGTCTGCTTCGACCTGAGCCGCATGGACGCCATCGCGGAGCTGAGCCTCGAGGACTTCTCGGTGACGGTGGAGCCCGGCGTCACCCGCAAGGCCCTCAACAGCCACCTGCGTGGCACCGGGCTCTGGTTCCCTGTCG ACTCCAGGGCAGACACCTCGCTGTGTGGCATAGCAGCCACAGGTGCCTCGAGCACTAACGTGGTGTGGTATGGCACCATGCAGCCCCATGTGCTTAACCTGTGTGTGGTGCTGCCTGATGGGCGCCTGCTCCTCACCGCCAGCCCTGGACCCAGGCCAGGTGGGCACTGGGAGGCCAGGCTGGgtaggggctgcaggggcacccACTCACTGGCCCCTCACAGGAAGCAGGCTGCCAGGTGAGGGAcaggcagtgggatggggacaaTGGGAGCAGCACCCCATGGAGCTGCGGGTGCCACGGCTCTGTCCTGCCCAGCCCAGGGCTACTCCACGGACGTCTGTGTGCCCATCTCCCGCCTGCCCGACGTGGTGGTGGAGACCAAGCGGGACCTGCAGGACTCCGGCCTCACCGGCC CCACAGCAGGACACATGGGTGACAGCAACTTCCACTGCTTCCTCATCTTCAACTCCCAGGACCCGGCCAAAGCCCAGCATGTCCATGCCTTCACCCAGCACCTGGGcagatggggacagggacatccCAGGTGGGACAGGGCAACAGATGCCCCCATGCCATCCCCTGACCCCTCCGTCTCACAGGCAGGCACTGGTGGTGGGGGACACTGCAGTCCCCAT CTGGTACAGTAG
- the LOC115345873 gene encoding chymotrypsinogen 2-like — protein MVPVFKNPKFNMLTIRDDITLLKLATPARLSARVSPVCLPQPTDDFPGGMTCVTTGWGLTDPNASETPTVLQQAALPLLTNPQCKQYWGYRIADVMVCAGADGASSCMGDSGGPLVCQKDGVWNLVGIVSWGSSTCDPNMPGVYARVTKLRNWINSVLAAN, from the exons ATGGTCCCC GTCTTCAAGAACCCCAAGTTCAACATGCTGACCATCCGCGACGACATCACTCTGCTCAAACTGGCCACCCCAGCGCGGCTGTCGGCCCGTGTGTCCCCTGTCTGCCTGCCTCAGCCCACCGATGACTTCCCAGGGGGCATGACCTGCGTCACCACCGGCTGGGGGCTCACTGACCCCAATG CCTCGGAGACTCCGACggtgctgcagcaggcagccctgcccctgCTCACCAACCCGCAGTGCAAGCAGTACTGGGGATACCGCATCGCTGACGTGATGGTGTGTGCCGGTGCTGATGGTGCCTCCTCCTGCATG GGCGACTCTGGGGGCCCGCTGGTGTGCCAGAAGGACGGTGTCTGGAACTTGGTGGGCATCGtctcctggggcagcagcacctGCGACCCCAACATGCCCGGTGTCTACGCCCGCGTCACCAAGCTCCGCAACTGGATCAACTCCGTCCTGGCGGCCAACTGA